One stretch of Solenopsis invicta isolate M01_SB chromosome 16, UNIL_Sinv_3.0, whole genome shotgun sequence DNA includes these proteins:
- the LOC105199321 gene encoding copper homeostasis protein cutC homolog, which produces MEICIDSLESARNAVEGGASRLEVCSALSEGGLTPSPGLIQQIRSFTTIPLYAMIRIRCGDFVYNPDEIEAMLYDLKILKDHHVNGFVFGALTPDCEIDVVACRKIISAAQSLPVTFSRAFDLTTDPIKSMELLADLGFERILTSGQRNTAVEGLELIKTLLEKETSRKLVIMPGAGITKNNIRKIMESGAKEFHASAKRRKMVIYNGANRVKMGISEDDFVNVTDKELVKEMVEIIKNECTTL; this is translated from the coding sequence ATGGAGATCTGTATCGATTCTTTAGAATCCGCTAGAAACGCGGTGGAAGGTGGTGCCAGCCGGTTAGAGGTTTGCTCGGCTCTCTCGGAGGGCGGTTTAACACCTAGTCCGGGTTTGATTCAACAAATAAGAAGCTTCACGACGATTCCGCTTTACGCAATGATCCGCATTCGCTGCGGTGATTTCGTCTATAACCCTGACGAGATCGAGGCCATGCTGTacgatttaaaaattctcaaaGATCATCATGTAAACGGGTTCGTGTTCGGCGCATTAACGCCCGATTGCGAGATCGACGTAGTCGCATGTAGGAAGATTATTTCCGCCGCTCAATCCTTGCCCGTGACATTCAGTCGCGCCTTCGACCTGACGACTGATCCTATCAAATCGATGGAACTTCTTGCGGATCTTGGTTTCGAGAGAATTCTGACATCGGGACAGAGGAATACTGCTGTGGAAGGACTAGAGCTGATAAAAACATTGTTGGAAAAGGAAACTAGTAGAAAACTAGTGATTATGCCCGGAGCTGGTATCACAAAGAATAACATTCGTAAAATCATGGAATCTGGCGCTAAAGAATTCCACGCGTCAGCGAAGAGAAGGAAAATGGTAATCTATAATGGCGCGAATAGAGTCAAAATGGGAATCAGTGAGGACGATTTTGTTAACGTGACTGATAAGGAGCTGGTGAAGGAAATGGTCGAGATTATCAAGAATGAATGTACCACCTTgtga